From a single Bacteroidales bacterium genomic region:
- a CDS encoding DUF502 domain-containing protein: protein MNTKKILRTLLGFFLQGLIYIAPLFITGYAIYFSFLYVDELLNQYIRTYLKFNIPGLGLITIVLLITLVGFLGRTIIFRPMMGYLDKAAAKVPFIKIIYSSIKDLLTAFVGQKRKFTEPVLVKVNRESDLEKLGFVTQRDLSSLGIDSKRVAVYLPHSYNFSGNLFIVSADNVRPINAPAAEVMKFIVSAGVTGIENQENEPIA, encoded by the coding sequence ATGAACACCAAAAAGATACTCAGGACGTTGCTAGGTTTTTTTCTGCAAGGGCTGATTTACATCGCACCATTGTTTATTACCGGCTATGCCATTTACTTTAGTTTTCTTTATGTTGACGAGCTGCTCAATCAGTACATAAGGACCTACCTGAAGTTTAATATTCCCGGATTGGGTCTCATTACTATTGTACTTTTAATCACGTTGGTTGGCTTTTTAGGCCGCACCATCATTTTCAGGCCAATGATGGGCTACCTGGATAAAGCAGCAGCGAAGGTTCCTTTCATCAAAATCATTTATTCCTCCATCAAGGATTTGCTTACTGCTTTTGTTGGGCAAAAACGTAAGTTTACCGAACCCGTTCTTGTAAAGGTCAACAGGGAAAGTGATCTTGAGAAACTGGGCTTTGTAACCCAGCGCGACCTGAGTTCATTGGGTATTGACAGTAAGCGAGTGGCTGTTTACCTGCCGCATTCATATAATTTCTCCGGGAACCTATTTATTGTTTCAGCAGATAATGTGAGACCCATCAATGCACCCGCTGCGGAAGTCATGAAATTTATAGTTTCTGCTGGCGTTACAGGTATCGAAAATCAGGAAAATGAACCAATAGCTTAA
- the surE gene encoding 5'/3'-nucleotidase SurE translates to MTSVKPLILVTNDDGITAPGIRKLISIMHSLGEVVVVAPDKPQSAMGHAITVTTPLMVHQIPNENNHPEYSCNGTSVDCVKMGVKIVLDRKPDLVVSGINHGSNASINVLYSGTMAAAIEAAIEDIPAIGFSLNDYSIHANFDGFEEYIKTIVKQVLKNGLPPATCLNVNIPASGADAIRGIKVVRQAKGYWKETYDARTDPFKRSYYWLTGVFEDRDGAEDTDVWAITNNYIAVVPVHIDMTAHAAIVQLKQWDLEK, encoded by the coding sequence ATGACATCTGTTAAACCCTTGATTTTAGTAACCAACGACGACGGAATTACAGCTCCCGGTATTCGTAAACTGATAAGTATTATGCATTCACTTGGTGAAGTTGTTGTAGTGGCGCCTGATAAACCGCAATCGGCGATGGGGCATGCCATTACAGTAACAACCCCACTGATGGTGCATCAGATTCCAAACGAAAACAATCACCCGGAATATAGCTGCAACGGCACCTCAGTTGATTGCGTTAAAATGGGTGTTAAAATTGTACTTGACCGCAAGCCCGATCTGGTTGTATCAGGCATCAATCATGGCAGCAATGCTTCAATTAACGTTCTTTATTCCGGCACAATGGCTGCGGCTATCGAAGCCGCCATCGAAGATATTCCCGCCATAGGTTTCTCACTGAATGATTACTCCATACATGCCAATTTTGATGGGTTCGAGGAATATATCAAAACCATTGTGAAGCAAGTTCTTAAAAACGGGCTGCCACCTGCAACCTGTCTCAATGTAAATATACCTGCGTCTGGGGCTGATGCTATCAGGGGAATAAAGGTTGTAAGACAAGCCAAAGGATACTGGAAGGAAACATACGATGCCCGAACTGATCCGTTTAAACGAAGCTATTATTGGCTCACCGGAGTATTTGAAGACAGAGATGGCGCTGAAGATACTGATGTTTGGGCGATTACAAACAATTATATAGCTGTTGTTCCTGTGCATATTGATATGACAGCTCATGCTGCCATTGTGCAACTCAAGCAATGGGATCTGGAAAAATAA
- the lpxB gene encoding lipid-A-disaccharide synthase — translation MKYYIIAGEASGDLHASNLIRELKRLDPDSIFRAWGGNRMQEQGAELVMHYRHMAFMGFVEVIKNLRTILRFLKQCKSDIIRFKPDVVILVDYPGFNFRIAEFAHGLGIKVFYYISPQVWAWKRSRVLQVKKWVDRMFVILPFEKEFYKRSNVEVDFVGHPLLDAIENYNTTKVPSSLKSEDKRPVVALLAGSRKQEVNKMLPAMLAVVPNFPGYRFIIAGTSSVPASLYKNIIGSHNAEIITDQTYQLLSTANAAIVTSGTATLETALFHVPQVVCYKGNWISVQIARQLVKIEYISLVNLVMNQAVVSELIQNEMNPENLSRELGLLLNNSEAREKMISNYKLMEIKLGGAGASARTAKLMWNILNHIE, via the coding sequence ATGAAGTATTACATCATTGCCGGTGAAGCTTCGGGCGACCTACACGCCTCCAACCTGATCAGGGAACTGAAACGCCTTGATCCTGACAGTATTTTCAGGGCATGGGGCGGCAACAGAATGCAGGAACAGGGAGCTGAACTGGTGATGCATTACCGTCACATGGCCTTCATGGGTTTTGTAGAAGTAATTAAAAACCTGCGAACCATTCTTCGGTTTCTGAAACAATGTAAGAGCGATATCATTCGATTCAAACCCGATGTGGTGATCCTGGTTGACTATCCCGGGTTCAATTTCCGCATTGCTGAATTTGCCCACGGGTTAGGAATAAAGGTTTTCTATTATATATCGCCGCAGGTCTGGGCCTGGAAACGCTCACGCGTGCTTCAAGTTAAAAAATGGGTGGATCGCATGTTTGTGATTCTGCCTTTCGAGAAAGAATTTTATAAGCGCAGCAATGTTGAAGTTGATTTTGTAGGCCATCCATTGCTCGATGCAATTGAAAATTATAACACAACCAAAGTTCCATCTTCATTAAAAAGCGAAGATAAACGGCCCGTTGTGGCCTTGCTGGCAGGAAGCCGTAAACAGGAGGTCAATAAAATGCTGCCGGCGATGTTGGCCGTAGTTCCGAATTTCCCAGGCTATCGTTTTATTATTGCCGGCACATCTTCAGTGCCAGCAAGCTTATACAAGAACATAATCGGATCGCACAATGCCGAAATTATTACTGACCAAACGTACCAGCTTTTAAGTACGGCAAATGCGGCTATTGTAACTTCCGGGACTGCAACTCTTGAAACAGCGCTTTTTCATGTGCCTCAGGTGGTTTGTTACAAGGGCAATTGGATCTCAGTACAGATTGCCAGGCAGTTAGTTAAGATTGAGTATATATCATTGGTCAACCTCGTTATGAACCAGGCCGTTGTAAGTGAATTGATACAGAATGAAATGAACCCGGAGAATCTTTCGCGCGAACTGGGTTTGCTCCTGAACAATAGCGAAGCGCGCGAAAAAATGATCAGCAATTACAAATTAATGGAAATTAAACTTGGCGGAGCAGGAGCTTCGGCCCGGACAGCAAAACTCATGTGGAATATCCTTAACCATATTGAATAA
- a CDS encoding tetratricopeptide repeat protein, with protein MKQTLIAFLALLFLNACNFGSVKDQSGDGNQAKTKSSTNDDSIHQHRDSFPVSQQVPDAEDADGIAHLEQQAAAGQFNAYEDYIKLGLDLYRNKEYSAALEKMDFAVQSDPMHPKAYYYRGQIYVDISNFKAAKEDFLKVTSMVEDDHRAWNFLGATQTHGAENDLAVESYSKAITLDPNNALYYFNRGSSLGQLGKLEEALVDFDKAVELGFNTAGIYNNRANTRYMLGDFQGAIADFSRSMEIDPKSMAPYANRGIAYLYIRDTIRACADWQRALEMGHPLVKEYLELYCK; from the coding sequence ATGAAACAAACATTAATCGCATTCTTAGCTCTTTTGTTCTTAAACGCTTGCAATTTTGGTTCAGTAAAAGACCAATCCGGAGATGGAAACCAGGCAAAAACCAAATCTTCAACTAATGATGATAGCATTCATCAACACCGGGATTCCTTTCCTGTAAGCCAACAAGTACCAGATGCAGAAGATGCAGACGGCATCGCACATCTTGAGCAGCAGGCAGCCGCCGGGCAATTCAATGCGTATGAGGATTATATCAAACTGGGTCTTGATCTCTACAGGAATAAAGAATACTCAGCGGCGCTGGAAAAAATGGATTTCGCTGTCCAATCCGACCCGATGCACCCAAAAGCATATTATTACCGTGGGCAGATTTATGTTGACATAAGCAATTTCAAAGCAGCGAAGGAAGATTTCTTGAAGGTGACCTCTATGGTTGAAGATGATCATCGTGCCTGGAATTTTTTAGGCGCGACCCAAACCCATGGCGCAGAAAACGATTTGGCTGTAGAAAGTTATTCCAAAGCCATTACACTCGACCCCAATAATGCCTTGTATTATTTTAACCGTGGAAGTTCACTCGGGCAGCTTGGAAAGCTAGAGGAAGCGCTTGTAGATTTTGATAAAGCAGTGGAACTGGGTTTCAATACCGCAGGCATCTATAACAACCGCGCAAATACCCGCTATATGCTTGGCGATTTTCAGGGTGCCATTGCCGATTTCAGCCGTTCAATGGAAATTGATCCTAAAAGCATGGCGCCTTATGCGAACCGTGGTATCGCCTATCTGTATATCCGCGATACAATAAGGGCCTGCGCCGATTGGCAGCGCGCCTTGGAAATGGGTCACCCGCTGGTAAAGGAATATCTGGAATTATATTGCAAATAG
- a CDS encoding ComEC/Rec2 family competence protein: protein MNRWNQHSLFRLLVFFALGILLETGTRYQIHIIYWILPALILMLALVHLASLKHVAFRIRWLPGLLLGLIMFTFGIEWSRLNDQRSNPHHLSHHYSGTEPVLVRINGALEARPNSYKALAEIIAVETDSVWLKVNGDVLLYFPLDSIAESIAYGDRLLVYAKFNTPSPPSNPGEFDYQGYLANKNIHFQAYIRPDQWIKTGSGFGNPLVEFALSLRKTFIRVFNNHGIAGRDFSVATALILGMDDYLDNDTRKEFSTAGAMHVLCVSGLHVGVIFLVFSNMLFFLKRNRYSRFLRIILLLSGIWFYALLTGLAPSVLRATTMFSFVIIGMSMNRNANIYNSLAVSAFILLIINPYLIREVGFQLSYIAVIAIVSIQPGLYQLWRPRNWLLDKIWAITTVSIAAQIGTAPLGLYYFHQFPNYFIITNLLVIPLASLILYAGFLTVILSAVPVISGWISWLLVVFLKAMNNSVAFVDSLPYSATTGVFISMLEMLVLFLVIMVGFRAFAIRKAVLLQVSLSLIILFFGIGVYRQYERANQHFLVVYALRNDVAIDMVHGRNGLMLVDSTKLSDPSVLDFHVINHHTRCGIKPRLLAFDELHQEQPITQANLPFKARHPFVQFGKELIMLVDRNTPLIDKEQPLQASLLIVIDSHRQPKDILQSYKAGKVIISNKVPPWNTSLWREACTEMEVPYHDVREKGAFVLDI from the coding sequence ATGAACCGCTGGAACCAACATAGCCTTTTCAGGTTGCTTGTATTCTTCGCGCTGGGAATACTGCTGGAAACCGGAACCCGGTATCAAATCCACATTATATATTGGATCTTGCCGGCGCTGATTTTGATGCTGGCATTGGTGCATTTAGCTTCTCTAAAGCATGTTGCTTTTAGAATCCGGTGGCTGCCCGGTTTGCTGTTAGGCCTGATTATGTTTACTTTCGGGATTGAGTGGAGCCGCTTGAACGACCAACGCAGCAACCCTCATCATCTTTCACATCATTACTCAGGTACAGAACCGGTATTGGTAAGAATCAACGGGGCTTTGGAAGCCCGGCCAAACTCATATAAAGCGCTCGCTGAAATTATTGCCGTTGAAACCGACAGCGTCTGGCTAAAAGTAAACGGTGATGTGTTGCTCTATTTTCCCCTCGACAGCATTGCTGAAAGCATTGCTTACGGCGACAGATTGCTGGTTTACGCAAAGTTCAATACACCTTCCCCTCCTTCAAATCCGGGTGAGTTCGATTACCAGGGCTACCTCGCGAATAAAAATATTCACTTCCAGGCTTACATCCGTCCTGATCAATGGATCAAAACCGGTAGCGGGTTTGGTAATCCTCTGGTAGAGTTCGCACTGAGTCTGCGGAAAACATTTATCCGGGTTTTTAACAATCATGGTATTGCAGGGCGTGATTTCTCAGTTGCAACGGCATTAATTCTTGGCATGGACGACTACCTTGACAACGACACGCGCAAGGAATTCTCCACTGCCGGAGCCATGCATGTACTTTGCGTATCTGGACTTCATGTAGGAGTTATTTTCCTGGTTTTCAGCAATATGTTGTTTTTTCTGAAGCGAAACCGCTACTCAAGGTTTTTACGAATTATACTTTTGCTTTCAGGCATTTGGTTTTATGCATTGCTGACTGGTCTTGCCCCCTCGGTTCTCAGGGCAACTACAATGTTCAGTTTTGTGATTATTGGCATGAGCATGAACCGCAACGCAAATATTTACAACAGTCTTGCGGTGTCAGCCTTTATACTTCTCATCATAAACCCCTATCTGATTCGTGAGGTGGGGTTTCAGCTTTCGTATATTGCTGTGATTGCGATAGTTTCCATACAGCCTGGCCTTTACCAGTTATGGAGGCCCAGGAACTGGTTGCTTGATAAAATCTGGGCCATAACTACTGTTTCAATTGCTGCCCAAATCGGAACAGCGCCACTTGGGTTATATTATTTCCATCAGTTTCCGAATTATTTCATCATCACCAATCTTTTAGTCATACCACTGGCCTCACTTATCCTTTATGCCGGTTTTCTTACCGTAATTTTATCGGCAGTTCCTGTGATTTCAGGATGGATTTCCTGGCTGCTTGTGGTTTTCCTGAAAGCTATGAATAACTCCGTTGCGTTTGTGGATAGCTTGCCATATTCGGCAACCACTGGGGTTTTTATCAGCATGCTTGAAATGCTTGTGCTCTTTCTGGTTATCATGGTGGGCTTTCGTGCCTTTGCGATCCGAAAGGCCGTATTGCTACAAGTCTCTCTGTCGCTGATTATTTTGTTCTTTGGTATTGGTGTTTACAGGCAATATGAAAGGGCAAATCAACATTTTCTTGTCGTGTATGCATTGCGCAATGATGTTGCCATTGATATGGTTCATGGCCGGAATGGCTTAATGTTGGTTGACTCAACAAAATTATCCGATCCTTCAGTCCTGGATTTTCATGTGATCAACCATCATACCCGTTGCGGCATTAAGCCCCGTTTGCTGGCTTTCGATGAGCTTCATCAGGAACAACCGATTACGCAGGCAAACCTGCCATTCAAAGCCAGGCATCCATTTGTACAGTTTGGCAAAGAGCTCATCATGTTGGTTGACCGCAACACGCCATTGATTGATAAAGAACAACCATTGCAGGCCAGCTTGCTGATTGTTATTGACAGCCATCGCCAACCAAAGGACATCCTGCAAAGCTACAAAGCCGGTAAAGTAATCATCAGCAACAAGGTTCCGCCCTGGAACACTTCGCTGTGGCGTGAAGCATGTACTGAAATGGAAGTGCCTTATCACGATGTAAGAGAAAAGGGAGCGTTTGTTTTGGATATTTAG
- a CDS encoding helix-turn-helix domain-containing protein — protein MNIKLLKTEKDYENALERLDQIFDAPENTPEGDEAELLSILIEKYEDEYYPIEAPDPIEAIKFRMEQMGMSNKDLAEIIGYKSRVSEIFSGKRKLTLAMIRNLHHKLKIPYESLMAE, from the coding sequence ATGAATATCAAGCTTCTTAAAACAGAAAAGGATTATGAGAATGCCCTGGAAAGGCTGGATCAGATATTTGATGCACCTGAAAATACACCCGAAGGGGATGAAGCCGAATTGTTATCCATTTTGATCGAGAAGTATGAAGATGAGTATTACCCAATTGAAGCTCCCGATCCCATTGAGGCCATCAAATTCAGAATGGAACAAATGGGTATGAGCAATAAGGATCTGGCTGAAATCATCGGCTATAAAAGCCGTGTATCAGAGATTTTCAGTGGTAAACGCAAACTCACACTTGCAATGATCAGGAATTTGCATCACAAACTCAAAATTCCTTACGAATCCCTTATGGCTGAGTAA
- a CDS encoding type II toxin-antitoxin system HigB family toxin: MRVIAKKTIRQFWEIHADSEEQLKTWYKEASKAVWRAPTDIKSEFPKASILKSSRVVFNICGNRYRLITRINYHRGWVFIRFIGSHQDYNNIDADKI; encoded by the coding sequence ATGAGAGTTATAGCCAAAAAGACAATCAGGCAGTTTTGGGAAATACATGCTGATTCGGAGGAGCAGCTTAAAACCTGGTATAAAGAAGCTTCAAAAGCTGTATGGAGAGCTCCCACTGATATTAAGTCTGAGTTTCCGAAGGCCAGTATTCTGAAAAGCAGCAGAGTAGTTTTTAATATTTGCGGAAACAGGTACAGACTTATAACCCGGATTAATTATCATAGAGGATGGGTCTTTATAAGATTCATCGGATCACACCAGGATTATAATAATATTGACGCTGATAAAATTTAA